A DNA window from Polyangium spumosum contains the following coding sequences:
- a CDS encoding MBL fold metallo-hydrolase codes for MEIEFVGAAQSVTGSMHVVRTEHATVLLDCGLFQGRRRESFEVNRRLRVPAREISAVVLSHAHIDHSGALPMLGKNGFDGLVYATPATRDLAALMLRDAAAIQQADARYLNKQSVREGREDELVEPIYSEEDVLDVISRFVSVPYHRTIPIADGVRLTFFDAGHVLGSAITVLDLEERGKKRRLVFTGDLGRAGRPIIRDPEIPEGADILITESTYGDRLHDGVDKMEEDLARVVNRTIGRGGKVLIPSFALERAQEVIYALKRLRKDDKIPRVPVYVDSPLTVRITDVFKLHPECFDADARELLRGLDTPFDFADLEYVEDKERSKEIGGEGSAIIISASGMCEAGRILHHLKNGVEDPRNTVLIVGYQAQHTLGRRLVEQRARVRIFGVERERRADVVVLNGFSAHADQRDLVAYADGCRARGPAATIALVHGDPRPQRVLADKMRERGHDSILIPAPNDKLEIV; via the coding sequence TTGGAAATCGAGTTCGTCGGAGCTGCGCAGAGCGTCACGGGTTCCATGCACGTCGTCCGCACCGAGCACGCCACCGTGCTGCTCGACTGCGGCCTGTTCCAGGGGCGGCGGCGCGAGTCCTTCGAGGTCAACCGTCGCCTGCGCGTGCCTGCGCGCGAGATCTCCGCCGTCGTCCTCTCCCACGCGCACATCGATCACTCGGGCGCGCTGCCGATGCTCGGGAAAAACGGCTTCGACGGCCTCGTGTACGCGACACCGGCGACGCGTGATCTCGCGGCGCTCATGCTCCGCGACGCGGCGGCGATCCAGCAAGCCGACGCGCGTTACCTGAACAAGCAGTCCGTGCGAGAGGGCCGCGAGGACGAGCTCGTCGAGCCCATCTACAGCGAAGAAGACGTCCTCGACGTGATCTCGCGTTTCGTCTCCGTGCCCTATCACCGCACGATCCCCATCGCCGACGGCGTGCGGCTGACCTTCTTCGACGCGGGGCACGTGCTCGGCAGCGCGATCACGGTGCTCGACCTCGAGGAGCGCGGGAAGAAGCGGCGCCTCGTCTTCACGGGTGATCTTGGCCGCGCGGGCCGACCGATCATCCGGGATCCCGAGATCCCCGAGGGCGCCGACATCCTGATCACCGAGAGCACGTACGGCGATCGCCTGCACGACGGCGTCGACAAGATGGAGGAGGACCTCGCGCGTGTCGTCAACCGGACGATAGGTCGGGGGGGAAAAGTCCTCATCCCCTCGTTCGCGCTCGAGCGCGCGCAGGAGGTGATCTACGCGCTGAAGAGGCTCCGGAAGGACGACAAGATCCCGCGCGTCCCCGTCTACGTCGACTCGCCGCTCACGGTCCGCATCACCGACGTCTTCAAGCTCCACCCCGAGTGCTTCGACGCGGATGCGCGCGAGTTGCTCCGCGGCCTGGACACGCCCTTCGACTTCGCGGACCTCGAGTACGTCGAGGACAAGGAGCGCAGCAAGGAGATCGGCGGCGAGGGCAGCGCGATCATCATCTCGGCGAGCGGCATGTGCGAGGCGGGCCGGATCCTCCATCACCTGAAGAACGGCGTGGAGGATCCGCGCAACACGGTGCTCATCGTGGGCTACCAGGCGCAACACACGCTCGGCCGAAGGCTCGTCGAGCAACGCGCGCGGGTCCGGATCTTCGGCGTCGAGCGCGAGCGCCGCGCGGACGTCGTGGTCCTGAACGGCTTCTCCGCGCACGCCGATCAGCGCGACCTCGTGGCCTACGCCGATGGGTGCCGCGCGCGCGGGCCTGCCGCGACGATCGCGCTCGTGCACGGCGATCCCAGGCCCCAGCGCGTCCTCGCGGACAAGATGCGCGAGCGCGGGCACGACTCCATCTTGATCCCTGCGCCGAACGACAAGCTCGAGATCGTTTGA
- a CDS encoding TonB-dependent receptor plug domain-containing protein, translating into MSPEPSSAHRDAPSASAKPRRSRTTRALVALALAFATALASGPAMADARTEARRHFRAGMELISKGKYDEGIKELELANEILPHPNVLFNIARAHAEAGNLEQAINAYKQYVASDPPDRAESAQILKQLEEKLALQRAEQAKATEPPKTGDGVASPGDTKPGDTKPGDTKPGDTKPGDTKPGDTSAGDTKPGDTSAGDTKPGDEQAQADVNKIVGKARDEDVYRETVITASRGAQSPLDSPNSTTIITRQDIRLSGITRIPELLRRVPGMDVMQITGGDTNVSMRGFNSRLANKLLVLINGQRPAYNDILGSTFWETLSIDVDQIERIEVVRGPGSALYGANAFAGVVNIITIAPGEGRTGFRVGYGDTGQGYGSAWATGRDGDFGYRASVGYTRYPRWTREVQNGRQDITVFDPNQNLGAENLRVDIRMSQRFKNNRELQIGGGFARSDFDVYGIGPFNDYRARFDNSDITALFRTENFSARVFYTRIAAQTSSNHDYYGHTLFPSQANQNVVDAELNFYKDVTWPRSVEHSLRGGAAYRMKSITWTYLRDDTPLEHWGSLFLQDTLRFGKSVQLVVSGRADYVPYLQNVKVSPRGSLIIKPTELQSIRVSGSTAFRNTTFLESYLDLPIQLQLPGVELISASQRYEDPAFRLRPESIITAEASYLNQMSDRFEFEATAYYNRITDLIQLAGERPLTLSNRADGLGGLNPETGRYTVGFGGWLNRCDIQNVFGGEVGTRVYPVEGLDIFANYALNLSSQELPDGCTQPTDQRTSRHKINAGVQLRTKPGIDGEITFHYQSAQNWGEQVSTLSGIRVQYFDVPGYALLNGRIGYRFPIAGTTGEVSLVVYNALAGLADEAPQMHPFGNRVGRRVMGYFQHTL; encoded by the coding sequence ATGTCGCCCGAGCCTTCATCCGCCCACCGTGACGCGCCCTCCGCCTCCGCGAAACCACGACGCTCGCGCACGACACGCGCGCTCGTCGCGCTCGCCCTCGCCTTCGCCACGGCCCTCGCTTCGGGCCCCGCGATGGCCGACGCCCGCACCGAAGCGCGGCGGCACTTCCGCGCGGGCATGGAGCTCATCAGCAAGGGCAAGTACGACGAGGGCATCAAGGAGCTCGAGCTCGCCAACGAGATCCTCCCGCACCCGAACGTCCTCTTCAACATCGCGCGCGCGCACGCCGAGGCCGGCAACCTCGAGCAAGCCATCAACGCGTACAAGCAGTACGTCGCGTCCGATCCGCCCGATCGCGCCGAGTCCGCGCAGATCCTGAAGCAGCTCGAGGAGAAGCTCGCGCTGCAGCGCGCCGAGCAGGCCAAGGCCACGGAGCCGCCGAAGACGGGCGACGGCGTCGCGTCGCCCGGCGACACGAAGCCGGGTGACACGAAGCCCGGCGACACGAAGCCGGGCGACACCAAGCCCGGCGACACGAAACCGGGTGACACCAGCGCTGGCGACACGAAACCGGGTGACACCAGCGCCGGCGACACGAAGCCGGGCGACGAGCAAGCGCAGGCCGACGTCAACAAGATCGTCGGCAAGGCGCGCGACGAGGACGTCTACCGCGAGACGGTCATCACGGCCTCACGCGGCGCCCAGAGCCCGCTCGACTCGCCGAACTCGACGACGATCATCACGCGGCAGGACATCCGCCTCTCGGGCATCACGCGTATCCCCGAGCTCTTGCGTCGCGTGCCCGGCATGGACGTCATGCAAATCACGGGCGGTGACACCAACGTCTCGATGCGCGGCTTCAACAGCCGGCTCGCGAACAAGCTGCTCGTGCTCATCAACGGGCAGCGGCCCGCGTACAACGACATCCTCGGCTCGACGTTCTGGGAGACGCTCTCGATCGACGTCGATCAGATCGAGCGCATCGAGGTCGTGCGTGGCCCCGGCTCCGCGCTCTACGGCGCCAACGCGTTCGCGGGCGTCGTCAACATCATCACGATCGCGCCGGGCGAAGGCCGCACCGGCTTCCGCGTCGGGTATGGCGACACCGGCCAGGGGTACGGCTCCGCGTGGGCCACGGGGCGCGACGGCGACTTCGGGTATCGCGCCTCGGTCGGCTACACGCGTTACCCGCGGTGGACCCGCGAGGTGCAGAACGGGCGTCAGGACATCACGGTCTTCGATCCGAACCAGAACCTCGGCGCGGAGAACCTGCGCGTCGACATCCGCATGTCGCAGCGGTTCAAGAACAACCGCGAGCTCCAGATCGGCGGCGGCTTCGCGCGCAGCGACTTCGACGTCTACGGCATCGGCCCGTTCAACGACTACCGAGCCCGCTTCGACAACTCCGACATCACGGCGCTCTTCCGGACGGAGAACTTCTCCGCGCGCGTCTTCTACACGCGTATCGCCGCGCAGACCTCGTCGAACCACGACTACTACGGCCACACGCTCTTCCCGAGCCAGGCGAACCAGAACGTCGTCGACGCCGAGCTCAACTTCTACAAGGACGTCACCTGGCCGAGGTCCGTCGAGCACAGCCTCCGCGGCGGCGCCGCGTACCGCATGAAGTCCATCACCTGGACGTACCTGCGCGACGACACGCCGCTCGAGCACTGGGGCTCGCTCTTCCTCCAGGACACGCTGCGCTTCGGCAAGTCCGTGCAGCTCGTCGTCTCGGGCCGCGCCGACTACGTGCCCTACCTCCAGAACGTGAAGGTCTCGCCGCGCGGCTCGCTCATCATCAAGCCGACCGAGCTCCAGTCGATCCGCGTGAGCGGCTCGACGGCCTTCCGCAACACGACCTTCCTCGAGTCGTACCTCGATCTGCCGATCCAGCTCCAGCTCCCGGGCGTCGAGCTGATCTCGGCCTCGCAGCGTTACGAGGACCCGGCCTTCCGCCTGCGGCCCGAGAGCATCATCACGGCCGAGGCGAGTTACCTGAACCAGATGAGTGATCGCTTCGAGTTCGAGGCGACGGCTTATTACAACCGCATCACGGACCTCATCCAGCTCGCCGGCGAGCGACCGCTCACGCTGTCGAACCGCGCCGATGGGCTCGGCGGGCTCAACCCCGAGACGGGGCGGTACACCGTCGGCTTCGGCGGATGGCTGAACCGCTGCGACATCCAGAACGTCTTCGGCGGCGAGGTCGGCACGCGCGTCTACCCGGTCGAGGGCCTCGACATCTTCGCCAACTATGCGCTGAACCTCAGCTCGCAGGAGCTGCCCGACGGCTGCACCCAGCCGACCGATCAGCGCACGAGCCGGCACAAGATCAACGCCGGCGTCCAGCTCCGCACGAAGCCCGGCATCGACGGCGAGATCACCTTCCACTACCAGTCGGCGCAGAACTGGGGCGAGCAGGTCTCGACGCTCTCCGGCATCCGCGTGCAGTACTTCGACGTGCCCGGCTACGCGCTCCTGAACGGGCGCATCGGCTACCGCTTCCCGATCGCCGGCACGACGGGCGAGGTCTCGCTCGTCGTCTACAACGCGCTCGCGGGCCTCGCCGACGAAGCGCCGCAGATGCACCCCTTCGGCAACCGCGTCGGGCGCCGCGTCATGGGTTACTTCCAGCACACGCTCTGA